In the Desulfatirhabdium butyrativorans DSM 18734 genome, one interval contains:
- a CDS encoding universal stress protein, whose product MYQSILVPLDGSARAERILPHVEALAIRFKSRVLFLQVLNPLQVANISLHVSGIHTDLIAQSLKDFNRRYEEVQQYLAGWQGEFREKGIDARKFVEQGTIVETIMMVANRENADLIAMASHGRTGMSRVFYGSVAAGVLQLVDRPMLLVRSRNLEKPA is encoded by the coding sequence ATGTATCAGAGCATTCTGGTTCCCCTGGACGGTTCCGCCCGAGCCGAACGCATCCTGCCCCATGTCGAAGCCCTGGCGATCCGCTTCAAATCGCGCGTCCTGTTTCTTCAGGTGCTCAATCCGCTGCAGGTCGCCAACATTTCGCTTCATGTCTCGGGCATCCACACCGATCTCATCGCCCAGAGCCTCAAGGATTTCAACCGGCGATACGAGGAGGTCCAGCAATACCTTGCCGGATGGCAGGGAGAATTCCGGGAAAAAGGCATCGACGCCCGGAAATTTGTCGAGCAGGGCACGATCGTGGAGACGATCATGATGGTAGCCAACCGGGAAAACGCCGATCTGATCGCCATGGCAAGTCATGGCAGGACAGGAATGAGCCGCGTGTTTTACGGCAGCGTGGCGGCCGGTGTTCTGCAACTCGTCGATCGTCCGATGCTCCTTGTCCGTTCGAGAAATCTGGAGAAACCGGCCTGA
- a CDS encoding fumarate hydratase yields the protein MTDFHYQPLFEPAADATDYRLLTTEPIEKSSFEGRAMLKIAPEALTLLADQAFTDSAHLLRTSHLEQLAAILKDPESSANDRYVALEFLKNAVISAEMEYPMCQDTGTAVIIGKKGQGVWTGFNDEEALSRGVYQAYQRNNLRYSQNAPLDMYLEKNTGTNLPAQIDIYATPSDRYDFLFIAKGGGSANKTYLYQETKATLSPETLPRFLEAKMKSLGTAACPPYHLAVVIGGTSAETNLKTVKLASAKYLDGLPTTGNIHGRAFRDLEMEAELQRISRKIGLGAQFGGVAFCHDVRVIRMPRHGASCPIGIGVSCSADRNIKAKITADGVYLERLDTDPARFLPEPTAAADQAVSIDLNRPMDEIRATLSKYPVATRLSLNGPIIVARDIAHAKLKERLDTGEDLPDYFKNHIVYYAGPAKTPAGRASGSFGPTTAGRMDPYVPLFQKRGGSMVMLAKGNRTKVVTQSCKQYGGFYLGSIGGPAARLGRDCITSVKLLEYPELGMEAIWAITVKDFPAFIIVDDKGNDFFDGLL from the coding sequence ATGACTGACTTTCATTATCAACCCCTGTTCGAGCCGGCGGCAGACGCAACCGACTATCGGCTGCTGACAACGGAACCCATCGAAAAAAGCAGTTTCGAAGGCCGGGCGATGCTCAAGATTGCACCGGAGGCCCTGACGCTTCTGGCGGATCAGGCTTTTACGGATAGCGCCCATCTGCTGCGAACATCCCATCTGGAACAATTGGCTGCCATCCTCAAAGACCCCGAAAGCTCGGCCAACGATCGCTATGTCGCGCTCGAATTTCTGAAAAACGCCGTCATCTCCGCGGAAATGGAATATCCCATGTGCCAGGATACGGGGACGGCCGTCATTATCGGAAAGAAAGGGCAGGGCGTGTGGACGGGTTTCAACGACGAGGAGGCGCTCAGCCGGGGCGTTTACCAGGCCTATCAGCGCAACAACCTGCGCTATTCCCAGAATGCGCCGCTCGACATGTACCTCGAGAAAAACACCGGCACCAATCTTCCGGCGCAGATCGACATTTACGCTACGCCGTCGGACCGGTACGATTTTCTCTTTATCGCCAAAGGAGGCGGCAGCGCCAACAAGACGTATCTCTATCAGGAAACCAAGGCGACGCTTTCACCCGAGACCCTGCCGAGATTTCTGGAAGCCAAAATGAAAAGCCTCGGCACAGCGGCATGCCCGCCATACCACCTGGCCGTCGTCATTGGCGGAACCTCAGCAGAAACCAACCTCAAGACCGTCAAGCTCGCATCGGCCAAATATCTCGACGGGCTGCCGACAACGGGCAACATTCACGGCAGGGCCTTCCGCGATCTGGAAATGGAGGCCGAGCTGCAGCGGATATCCAGAAAGATCGGGCTTGGCGCCCAGTTCGGCGGGGTTGCCTTCTGCCACGATGTGCGGGTCATCCGCATGCCGCGGCACGGCGCATCCTGCCCCATCGGCATCGGGGTCAGTTGCAGCGCCGATCGCAACATCAAGGCGAAGATCACGGCCGATGGCGTTTATCTGGAACGGCTCGATACCGATCCTGCCCGATTCCTGCCGGAGCCGACCGCCGCAGCGGATCAGGCGGTATCGATCGATCTGAACCGCCCGATGGACGAAATCCGCGCCACGCTATCGAAATATCCCGTGGCCACGCGGCTGAGCCTGAACGGGCCGATCATCGTCGCGCGGGACATCGCGCACGCCAAACTGAAAGAGCGGCTCGATACCGGGGAGGACTTGCCGGATTATTTCAAGAACCACATCGTCTACTACGCGGGCCCTGCCAAAACCCCTGCGGGCCGGGCGTCGGGGTCTTTCGGACCGACCACTGCCGGCCGGATGGATCCGTATGTTCCGCTGTTCCAGAAGCGGGGAGGATCGATGGTGATGCTGGCCAAAGGCAACCGGACCAAGGTCGTCACCCAATCCTGCAAGCAATACGGCGGATTCTATCTCGGATCCATTGGCGGGCCGGCCGCCCGGCTGGGGAGGGACTGCATCACGAGCGTGAAACTCCTCGAATATCCCGAATTGGGCATGGAAGCCATCTGGGCGATCACGGTCAAGGACTTTCCGGCCTTTATCATCGTGGATGACAAGGGGAACGATTTTTTTGACGGGTTACTGTAA
- a CDS encoding MBL fold metallo-hydrolase, which translates to MIEEMWTLSAGVRLHRFAGVVSNTYIIENRLTAETFLLDSGMPSDFDGLVAALAAMPEPAGIFCTHFHIDHIGGWFTLKKRWPTLFIAFSEAARRRVTGSQRLPLPSFSDIRDVLLPCMRAFGYAPKIRDVLCGRLYGTPFHKGFPAERVRFFRQGDPPVDGFEILATPGHTVDSVSFYHRPSGLLVCGDTFLWLDGRLQVNPFVEDAESQRHTVEGIGRLGEGVTLCPGHGRSHPVPPSALMVGGA; encoded by the coding sequence ATGATTGAAGAAATGTGGACGCTTTCCGCAGGCGTCCGGCTGCACCGGTTCGCAGGCGTGGTGAGCAACACGTATATCATCGAAAATCGGCTGACCGCCGAAACCTTTCTGCTCGATAGCGGCATGCCTTCCGATTTCGACGGACTGGTTGCGGCACTGGCGGCCATGCCCGAGCCGGCAGGCATTTTCTGTACGCACTTTCACATCGATCATATCGGTGGCTGGTTCACCCTGAAAAAGCGGTGGCCGACCCTTTTCATCGCCTTTTCGGAAGCGGCGAGGCGCCGTGTGACGGGCAGCCAACGGCTGCCCTTGCCGTCGTTCTCCGACATCCGGGATGTGCTGCTGCCGTGCATGCGGGCCTTCGGCTACGCACCGAAGATCCGGGACGTGCTTTGCGGCAGGCTGTATGGCACCCCGTTTCACAAAGGATTTCCGGCTGAGCGCGTGCGTTTTTTCCGGCAGGGCGACCCGCCCGTCGATGGTTTCGAGATTCTGGCAACACCGGGCCATACCGTGGATTCGGTATCGTTTTATCATCGACCAAGCGGGTTGCTCGTTTGCGGGGACACTTTTCTGTGGCTGGACGGCAGGCTTCAGGTGAATCCGTTTGTGGAAGATGCCGAGAGCCAGCGCCACACGGTCGAAGGGATCGGGCGACTGGGGGAAGGGGTGACGCTGTGCCCCGGGCATGGGAGGAGCCATCCGGTCCCACCAAGCGCACTCATGGTGGGCGGGGCTTGA
- a CDS encoding class II fructose-bisphosphate aldolase, protein MSSSTFKPNDPDFLKAVSVGRPPNITRLFPNSRALIVSGKYIDRAMLAKGKAISIAANGRNHLVIRGALRAAQAANSVIIIEIARSECNYCPVNFWNIARQVDAVCNELGITVPVAVHADHYGIKSKDDIAPAIVEIPTIFEAGITSIAIDASHMPDADNLMANIALNPYIPAWAGLETEVGEIKGKTGLSTVPEALFLIQGLNAHGIFPDWIALNNGTTHGIEASDLGIQVDLTRSIHEALSPYGISGAQHGTSGNNSDRLRQIARETKTTKANVATALQMIGWGLEVNDYGNAILDANGEFIKVENEGLSEALWQEMKAYAAEKGWKKGDYKKLNLPFESRILAQPAPIRERMVERVEKFVHHLLVDVFNATDTAPIAIEMILKNGSHDPGPKAGRIEDPAEWTPERIAQKAGGMNAQKGSAGNFDD, encoded by the coding sequence ATGTCCAGCTCAACGTTTAAGCCAAATGATCCCGATTTCCTGAAGGCCGTATCCGTAGGCCGACCACCCAACATCACCCGGCTGTTTCCCAATTCCCGGGCGCTGATTGTCAGCGGGAAATACATCGATCGGGCCATGCTCGCCAAAGGCAAGGCCATTTCCATTGCAGCCAACGGCCGTAACCACCTGGTGATCCGCGGTGCGCTTCGTGCCGCACAGGCCGCCAATTCCGTCATCATCATCGAAATCGCCCGCTCCGAATGCAATTATTGCCCGGTCAATTTCTGGAACATCGCCCGCCAGGTGGACGCCGTGTGCAACGAGCTGGGCATCACCGTCCCCGTCGCTGTCCATGCCGACCACTACGGCATCAAGTCCAAGGACGACATCGCGCCTGCCATCGTCGAGATCCCGACCATTTTCGAGGCGGGCATCACCTCCATCGCCATCGATGCATCCCACATGCCCGATGCCGACAACCTGATGGCCAATATCGCGCTCAACCCCTATATCCCCGCCTGGGCGGGGCTCGAGACGGAGGTCGGCGAAATCAAGGGAAAAACGGGACTTTCCACCGTGCCCGAGGCGCTGTTCCTGATTCAGGGCCTCAATGCCCACGGCATTTTCCCGGACTGGATCGCGCTCAACAACGGCACGACGCACGGCATCGAGGCATCCGATTTGGGGATCCAGGTCGATCTGACCCGCAGCATTCATGAAGCCCTCAGCCCATACGGGATATCGGGCGCCCAGCACGGCACCTCCGGCAACAATTCGGATCGGCTGCGCCAGATCGCCCGGGAAACCAAAACGACCAAGGCCAATGTGGCGACAGCCCTGCAGATGATCGGCTGGGGTCTGGAGGTCAACGACTACGGAAACGCCATCCTCGACGCCAACGGGGAGTTCATCAAGGTGGAAAACGAGGGATTGAGCGAAGCCCTGTGGCAGGAGATGAAGGCCTATGCCGCCGAAAAAGGCTGGAAGAAAGGGGATTACAAGAAGCTCAATCTGCCCTTCGAAAGCAGGATCCTGGCCCAGCCAGCCCCCATTCGGGAGCGCATGGTCGAGCGGGTGGAAAAATTCGTCCACCACCTGCTTGTCGATGTGTTCAACGCAACCGACACGGCGCCGATCGCCATCGAGATGATCCTCAAAAACGGCTCCCACGATCCAGGACCAAAAGCCGGCCGGATCGAAGACCCGGCGGAGTGGACACCGGAGCGCATTGCCCAGAAGGCCGGCGGTATGAATGCCCAAAAGGGTTCGGCCGGGAATTTCGATGATTGA
- a CDS encoding HAD family hydrolase, with protein MPAKRMIITDLDGTLMRSDGGFSPADLGSLRRAAGFDAIRVLATGRSPYSFAKSVSEKLPIDFILFSTGAAIVAYPDGGFLRAEHLQPRQVSAVCELLCGMNLDFMMHDPFPDNHRFRYRCSGNENPDFFRRLDRYRAVARPLDGVGCSNPESDGIVSQFLVVAPPREAVPVWERLRAAFPGLSVIRSTSPLDHESMWIEIFHPCVSKSRAAQWLCRKLGVSREDVLAIGNDYNDLDLLEWAGAAMLVANAPEPLRARFATVSSHDAAGVSEAIEKWLKMR; from the coding sequence ATGCCAGCCAAACGCATGATCATCACGGACCTGGACGGAACACTGATGCGAAGTGACGGGGGCTTCTCGCCGGCTGACCTCGGCAGTCTGAGGCGCGCCGCCGGGTTCGATGCCATCCGGGTGCTGGCAACCGGCCGTTCGCCATATTCTTTTGCAAAGAGCGTTTCCGAAAAACTCCCGATCGATTTCATCCTGTTTTCCACAGGAGCTGCCATCGTGGCCTATCCGGACGGCGGGTTTCTGCGGGCTGAGCACCTGCAGCCCCGGCAGGTGTCTGCCGTCTGTGAACTGCTGTGCGGCATGAATCTCGATTTCATGATGCATGATCCGTTTCCCGACAACCACCGGTTCCGGTACCGTTGTTCGGGCAACGAGAACCCGGATTTTTTCCGCAGACTCGATCGTTACCGGGCTGTTGCGCGGCCGCTCGATGGCGTGGGCTGCAGCAATCCGGAAAGCGACGGCATCGTATCCCAATTCCTGGTCGTGGCTCCTCCCCGGGAAGCGGTACCCGTTTGGGAGCGGCTCCGGGCAGCATTTCCCGGACTGAGCGTCATCCGATCGACCTCACCGCTCGATCACGAAAGCATGTGGATCGAAATTTTTCATCCCTGCGTCAGCAAGAGCCGGGCGGCCCAATGGCTCTGCCGGAAACTGGGCGTTTCCCGCGAAGACGTCCTTGCGATCGGCAACGATTACAACGATCTCGATCTGCTGGAATGGGCCGGTGCGGCGATGCTGGTGGCCAATGCGCCCGAGCCGCTCCGTGCGCGATTCGCGACCGTATCCAGCCACGATGCGGCCGGTGTGTCGGAGGCCATTGAAAAATGGCTGAAGATGCGATAG
- a CDS encoding amylo-alpha-1,6-glucosidase, giving the protein MSVSRHLRQIPAPGERRVAFAGDTQSFRLTLDMPAMGSAWVRTNIGHAAVIRREIIEKIRDDKPALSKDWYDIPMARVSDTEFEVTLPLAEVGHFEAKCFYLEADRFDPLWPEGPNTALNVKPADLCAANIIYNAFVRQFGPNKDGSAMPTPEEGTCIQRLDAREYTVIPKSGTFRDLIRELDFIFDRLGCRILHLLPIHPTPTTYGRMGRFGSPYAALSFTAVDPALAKFDPKATPLDQFIELVDAVHARAGKIIIDIAPNHTGWAASLHETHPQWLARDPKGNIEVPGAWGVKWEDLTRLDYSHRELWDYMADVFLNWCRRGVDGFRCDAGYMIPVEAWRFIVAVVREQYPDTIFLLEGLGGKISVARDILNIANFDWAYSELFQNYDRGQIEAYLPGAIEISETDGLLVHYAETHDNNRLAARSHAWARMRTALCALFSHTGGFGFANGVEWLAADKIIVHESPSLNWGNPVNQIDAIGRLSRILTNHPAFRKSTRLRLIQTGPGNHVALLRHHGPTGKKLLIAVNLSDTEAVTASWSRCFDTDDVLDLLSGQWLKIETGGDSQRLWLEPGQVRCLSADAADAAIVDAPFDPNDTLRKQALKAAVWEIRQWLCGIADVRHIDIEQEIRLLADDPSGFCTRLAGRGDQPVLVPWHFPEDSRRIVMVPHGHGLLVLAEKPFRLRLSAEKRTVFQKNAIRDGQGRFFVVAPLAPSDGFRRLRLRMTVYERGAVQHATGEILCLPRGRQVRVAPVLHRNEIVANPPMFLATNGIGGMCRASVAWTALPSRYDALLAANLNPDYPEDRRILFTRCRGWVVFQGYSLEICIDCLDAFYRDPDGTGYWRFHVPSGQGEHILLTLGVRMPAGENAVELVFWRGKADGRKSTLPDHEPVQLVLRPDIEDRSFHDTTKAYLGPESLFPASVTPLGDGFSFQPEAGHRLQMRLAGGEFHIEPQWQYMVFRPLEAERGLDPHSDLFSPGYFTAVLRGGGHVRLEAMALRGAADRACRLKSTAGADATPVGSPPAAIGTGEGPALAPAAVLESSLNAYIVRRKPFASVIAGYPWFLDWGRDSLITVRGMVAAGAYDLARKMLLQFGRFEERGTLPNMIAGELPANRDTSDAPLWFAVAVRDLVRATGKTDFLDAPCGRRKIREVLASICRAYMEGTENGIRVDADSGLVFSPAHFTWMDTNYPACSPRQGYPVEIQALWHAAMGFMTEIDPSEKRWKAVSERVARSIPAYFWSDEPGHLADCLHADHFMPAAQAEADDALRPNQLLAVTLDAIADAGKQRSIVNACRALLVPGGIRSLADRPVRRAIEIRRNGQVLGDPFRPYRGRYAGDEDTSRKPAYHNGTAWGWQFPVFCEAWFKAYGHQARETALSYLSCAAFGLMQGCIGHLPEIMDGDAPHTARGCDAQAWSVSETLRVWRMLAHQEKPKSS; this is encoded by the coding sequence ATGAGCGTGTCAAGGCACCTGCGCCAGATCCCGGCGCCCGGCGAGCGGAGGGTCGCCTTTGCCGGCGATACGCAGTCCTTCCGGCTTACCCTCGATATGCCCGCCATGGGCTCGGCCTGGGTGCGGACCAACATCGGCCATGCGGCCGTCATCCGGCGGGAGATCATCGAAAAGATCCGCGACGACAAACCCGCCCTCAGCAAGGACTGGTACGACATCCCGATGGCGCGCGTATCGGATACGGAATTCGAGGTGACGCTACCCCTGGCCGAAGTCGGCCATTTCGAAGCCAAATGCTTCTATCTGGAGGCCGACCGCTTCGATCCGCTCTGGCCCGAAGGCCCCAACACGGCGCTCAACGTCAAACCGGCCGATCTGTGCGCCGCCAACATCATCTACAACGCCTTCGTGCGGCAGTTCGGCCCGAACAAGGACGGATCGGCGATGCCGACCCCGGAGGAGGGTACCTGCATCCAGCGGCTCGATGCCCGGGAATACACGGTCATCCCCAAATCCGGTACGTTCCGGGATCTGATCCGGGAGCTCGATTTCATCTTTGACCGGCTCGGGTGCCGCATCCTGCACCTGCTGCCGATCCACCCGACGCCGACTACCTACGGCCGGATGGGCCGATTCGGAAGCCCCTATGCCGCACTGAGCTTCACGGCCGTCGATCCAGCTCTTGCAAAATTCGATCCAAAGGCCACGCCCCTCGATCAATTCATCGAACTGGTGGATGCCGTGCATGCGCGGGCTGGAAAAATCATCATCGATATTGCGCCCAACCACACCGGATGGGCCGCCAGCCTGCACGAGACCCACCCGCAGTGGCTGGCGCGCGATCCGAAGGGCAACATCGAGGTGCCCGGGGCCTGGGGGGTCAAGTGGGAAGATTTGACCCGGCTCGATTATTCCCACAGGGAGCTGTGGGACTACATGGCCGACGTGTTTCTGAACTGGTGCAGGCGGGGCGTGGACGGATTCCGATGCGATGCCGGATACATGATCCCGGTCGAGGCCTGGCGCTTCATCGTGGCGGTGGTCCGGGAACAGTACCCGGACACGATTTTTCTGCTGGAAGGGCTCGGCGGCAAGATTTCGGTCGCCCGCGACATCCTGAACATCGCCAATTTCGACTGGGCATACTCGGAGCTCTTCCAGAACTACGATCGCGGCCAGATCGAGGCGTATCTGCCAGGGGCCATCGAGATCAGCGAAACCGACGGGCTTCTGGTGCACTACGCCGAGACCCACGACAACAACCGCCTGGCCGCCCGTTCCCATGCCTGGGCCCGAATGCGCACGGCCCTGTGCGCCCTGTTCTCCCACACCGGCGGATTCGGCTTTGCAAACGGGGTGGAGTGGCTGGCAGCAGACAAGATCATCGTTCATGAAAGCCCGTCGCTCAACTGGGGGAACCCGGTCAACCAGATCGATGCCATCGGCCGGCTGAGCCGTATCCTCACCAACCACCCGGCCTTCCGGAAGAGCACCCGGCTGCGCCTGATCCAGACGGGCCCCGGCAACCATGTGGCCCTGCTGCGGCATCACGGCCCGACCGGGAAAAAATTGCTCATTGCCGTGAATCTTTCCGACACGGAGGCCGTGACGGCTTCCTGGAGCCGCTGCTTCGATACAGATGACGTGCTGGATCTGCTGAGCGGCCAGTGGCTCAAGATCGAAACCGGAGGCGACAGTCAGCGGCTGTGGCTGGAGCCGGGCCAGGTGCGCTGCCTGAGTGCCGATGCCGCAGATGCGGCCATCGTCGATGCCCCCTTCGACCCGAACGATACCCTGCGCAAGCAGGCGCTGAAGGCCGCGGTGTGGGAAATCCGGCAGTGGCTCTGTGGGATCGCGGATGTGCGGCATATCGACATCGAGCAGGAGATCCGTCTTCTGGCGGATGACCCGTCGGGTTTCTGCACCCGGCTGGCCGGCAGGGGCGATCAGCCCGTCCTCGTTCCCTGGCACTTTCCGGAAGACAGCAGGCGCATCGTCATGGTGCCCCACGGGCATGGGCTGCTGGTGCTGGCTGAAAAGCCTTTCCGGCTCCGGCTGAGTGCGGAAAAGCGGACCGTCTTCCAGAAAAATGCCATTCGAGACGGACAGGGCCGGTTCTTTGTCGTGGCCCCTCTTGCGCCGTCCGATGGTTTCCGGAGGCTTCGGCTGCGGATGACCGTCTATGAGCGCGGTGCCGTTCAGCATGCGACGGGCGAAATTCTCTGCCTGCCCAGAGGGCGGCAGGTACGTGTCGCGCCGGTGCTGCACCGAAACGAGATCGTGGCGAATCCGCCGATGTTTCTGGCCACAAACGGGATCGGCGGCATGTGCCGGGCCTCCGTGGCCTGGACGGCGCTGCCGAGCCGCTACGATGCCTTGCTTGCCGCGAATCTGAATCCCGATTATCCGGAGGATCGGCGGATCCTGTTCACGCGCTGCCGCGGCTGGGTGGTTTTCCAGGGGTATTCTCTTGAAATCTGCATCGATTGCCTCGATGCGTTTTACCGGGACCCCGACGGTACGGGCTATTGGCGGTTTCATGTGCCGTCGGGCCAGGGGGAGCACATCCTGCTGACCTTGGGCGTTCGAATGCCTGCAGGCGAAAACGCCGTCGAGCTGGTTTTCTGGAGGGGAAAGGCGGACGGGAGGAAGAGCACCCTGCCCGATCATGAGCCGGTGCAGCTCGTTTTACGGCCCGATATCGAAGATCGAAGCTTCCACGATACGACCAAAGCCTATCTGGGTCCGGAATCCCTTTTCCCGGCCAGTGTCACACCGCTTGGCGACGGTTTCTCGTTTCAACCCGAAGCCGGCCATCGGCTTCAGATGCGGCTGGCTGGCGGAGAATTCCACATCGAGCCCCAATGGCAATACATGGTATTCCGGCCCCTGGAAGCCGAACGGGGGCTTGATCCCCATTCGGATCTCTTCAGCCCGGGATATTTCACCGCAGTGCTCAGGGGCGGCGGGCATGTCCGGCTGGAGGCGATGGCGCTTCGCGGTGCAGCGGATCGGGCGTGCAGGCTGAAATCGACGGCTGGGGCTGACGCAACGCCTGTCGGCTCGCCTCCTGCCGCCATCGGAACTGGAGAAGGGCCTGCCCTGGCGCCTGCAGCGGTTCTGGAAAGCAGCCTGAACGCGTACATCGTCCGCCGCAAGCCCTTTGCCAGCGTCATTGCAGGCTATCCGTGGTTTCTGGACTGGGGACGGGACAGTCTCATCACCGTGCGGGGCATGGTGGCTGCCGGCGCGTACGATCTGGCCCGCAAGATGCTGCTGCAGTTCGGCCGGTTCGAAGAACGGGGTACATTGCCGAACATGATCGCCGGGGAGCTTCCGGCGAATCGGGATACTTCCGATGCGCCGCTGTGGTTCGCGGTGGCGGTTCGGGATCTGGTGCGGGCAACCGGGAAAACGGATTTCCTGGATGCGCCCTGCGGCAGGCGGAAGATTCGGGAAGTGCTCGCATCCATCTGCCGCGCCTACATGGAAGGCACGGAAAACGGCATCCGGGTGGATGCGGACAGCGGCCTTGTCTTCAGTCCGGCCCATTTTACCTGGATGGATACGAATTACCCGGCCTGCAGCCCGAGACAGGGATATCCCGTCGAAATTCAGGCCCTCTGGCATGCCGCCATGGGTTTTATGACCGAAATCGATCCATCGGAAAAACGCTGGAAAGCGGTTTCGGAGCGGGTGGCCCGATCCATTCCCGCTTATTTTTGGAGCGATGAGCCGGGCCATCTCGCCGACTGCCTGCACGCCGATCATTTCATGCCGGCAGCCCAGGCGGAAGCCGACGATGCCTTGCGGCCCAACCAGCTTCTGGCCGTTACCCTCGATGCCATCGCCGATGCGGGAAAACAGCGTTCCATCGTGAATGCCTGCCGGGCGCTTCTGGTGCCGGGCGGGATCCGGAGCCTGGCGGACCGGCCCGTTCGGCGGGCCATCGAGATCCGGAGAAACGGGCAAGTGCTGGGCGATCCTTTCCGGCCGTACAGGGGCCGATACGCCGGTGATGAGGATACATCCCGAAAACCAGCCTACCACAACGGCACGGCCTGGGGCTGGCAGTTTCCGGTTTTTTGCGAGGCCTGGTTCAAGGCTTACGGCCATCAGGCCCGGGAGACGGCGCTCTCTTACCTGAGCTGCGCGGCCTTCGGGCTGATGCAGGGCTGTATCGGCCATCTTCCGGAAATCATGGACGGGGATGCCCCGCATACGGCCCGCGGCTGCGATGCGCAGGCGTGGAGCGTGAGCGAGACCCTGCGGGTGTGGCGGATGCTGGCCCATCAGGAAAAGCCCAAATCATCGTGA
- a CDS encoding glycogen-binding domain-containing protein — protein MATPRSTSSPKKKQITFSITLPDALSVSLSGDFNAWSTSSHPMRKNAKGQWSKVVHLAPGRYEYKFMVDGKWVTDPKNPQVAKNPFGTVNNILVVAA, from the coding sequence ATGGCAACCCCCCGTTCTACCAGTTCACCGAAAAAGAAGCAGATCACCTTCTCCATCACCTTGCCGGATGCGCTGAGCGTTTCGCTCAGCGGCGATTTCAACGCGTGGAGCACCAGCTCGCACCCGATGAGGAAAAACGCCAAGGGGCAATGGAGCAAGGTCGTTCATCTGGCGCCCGGACGCTATGAATACAAGTTCATGGTGGACGGCAAGTGGGTCACCGATCCCAAAAACCCCCAGGTGGCCAAAAATCCCTTCGGCACCGTCAACAACATTCTTGTGGTCGCCGCATGA
- a CDS encoding DUF2914 domain-containing protein, which translates to MHHHNPYSLVRLGAVALAIMLLGQPAVVLADPPQAPTTAVPSAPASSSAQGKGNLVNAVMCEDVVNREPLNVAAVFSISGGKVSCFTLFDPVTERTAIYHNWYYRDELSTKIKLLVNPPRWATYSTIQLREADKGPWRVEITDADGKVLQTLRFSITD; encoded by the coding sequence ATGCATCATCACAATCCATACAGTTTGGTGAGGCTTGGGGCCGTGGCGCTGGCGATCATGCTGCTGGGCCAACCGGCCGTGGTGCTGGCTGATCCACCCCAGGCGCCGACAACTGCAGTACCTTCGGCGCCTGCATCTTCTTCAGCGCAAGGCAAAGGGAACCTTGTCAACGCCGTGATGTGCGAAGACGTCGTCAACCGGGAGCCGCTCAACGTGGCTGCCGTGTTTTCGATATCCGGCGGCAAGGTCAGTTGTTTCACGCTCTTCGATCCGGTCACGGAACGAACGGCAATCTATCACAACTGGTATTATCGGGATGAGCTGAGCACCAAGATCAAGCTGCTCGTCAACCCGCCCCGATGGGCAACCTACAGCACCATCCAGCTCCGGGAGGCGGACAAGGGCCCCTGGCGGGTCGAAATTACGGATGCCGACGGGAAGGTATTGCAAACGCTGCGGTTCAGCATCACCGATTGA